Proteins encoded in a region of the Nonomuraea helvata genome:
- a CDS encoding STM4015 family protein: protein MTDDDYPSPWDRYEEGYAGLPTAEVPWDEKNGPQPEAGSVAWRLSAHSWDGGRIAEHLDWFFEHVDTAKVTAIVIGEWENCYTESSAPIVRRLADEAGRLPQLRSLFFGAIDSEEAEISWIQQSDITPLLEAYPKLERLEVRGGSGLRLSPVRHESLKVLRFETGGLPGEVVRGVAASDLPALEHLELWLGVPEYGGDSGVSDVGPILRGERLPVLRHLGLQDSEIQDDLAAAVATAPIVARLETLSLSMGVLTDAGAEALLSGQPLTHLRALDLHHHYLSEAMMRRVTEALPGVRVDVSEQEEAEVDEDDGETWRYVAVDE, encoded by the coding sequence GTGACCGACGACGACTACCCGAGCCCCTGGGACCGCTACGAGGAGGGCTACGCCGGCCTGCCCACAGCCGAGGTCCCCTGGGACGAGAAGAACGGGCCGCAGCCCGAGGCCGGGTCCGTGGCGTGGCGGCTCAGCGCCCACAGCTGGGACGGCGGCCGCATCGCCGAGCACCTCGACTGGTTCTTCGAGCACGTCGACACCGCGAAGGTCACGGCCATCGTGATCGGCGAGTGGGAAAACTGCTACACCGAGAGCAGCGCGCCCATCGTCCGCCGGCTGGCCGACGAGGCCGGCCGGCTGCCCCAGCTGCGCTCGCTCTTCTTCGGCGCGATCGACTCGGAGGAGGCCGAGATCTCCTGGATCCAGCAGTCCGACATCACGCCGCTGCTGGAGGCGTACCCGAAGCTGGAGCGGCTGGAGGTGCGCGGCGGCTCCGGGCTGCGGCTCTCCCCCGTGCGGCACGAGTCGCTGAAGGTGCTGCGGTTCGAGACCGGAGGGCTGCCGGGAGAGGTGGTCCGCGGGGTCGCCGCGAGCGACCTGCCCGCGCTGGAGCATCTGGAGCTCTGGCTGGGCGTCCCCGAGTACGGCGGCGACAGCGGCGTCTCCGACGTCGGCCCCATCCTCCGGGGCGAGCGGCTGCCCGTGCTGCGTCACTTGGGGCTGCAGGACAGCGAGATCCAGGACGACCTCGCCGCCGCCGTGGCCACCGCGCCGATCGTGGCCAGGCTCGAGACGCTGAGCCTGTCGATGGGCGTGCTCACCGACGCCGGGGCGGAGGCGCTGCTCAGCGGCCAGCCGCTCACTCACCTGCGCGCGCTCGACCTGCACCACCACTACCTGTCCGAGGCGATGATGCGGCGGGTGACCGAGGCCCTGCCCGGGGTTCGGGTGGACGTGTCCGAGCAGGAGGAGGCCGAGGTCGACGAGGACGACGGCGAGACGTGGCGTTACGTGGCGGTGGATGAGTGA